CACGATGCTCTTAGGCCATAGAGATCTGTGAAGGAGTTACCGGCCACACGTTCAACCACTAACGCCTGAATCTCTTCAGGCAATTCAAGTATCGGGAATGTAACGTTCATATAACTAAGCAAAGATATTTGAAATAACTCAGCCATGTTGGTTAATATAACATCGACGCCTTCGTAGAGATCGAGACGgtaatactttattatttaactcataatataactcagccatTAATATTAACATAACTCGGCAGTTAATATTTTGGGTTTTATCATGGCCCATCGAGATTTAGGTTTGATACTTTGGGACGGCTGAGTGTGAAAAATATGGCTCATAACTAATATCGAGGCTTTTATAACATCGAGACGATACTTTAGTATTTAAAAACTGATTTAACATTCACGGTaatctttttttataatattaaatgcCTTATAATAATGGGACGTTTCGTCTTTCTTGATTTGACGGCTTAGAACTAATATCGAGGCCATTTATAACATGGAGACGATAACCACGAGgagttaaaaagttaaataaggcAGAAATTAATGATAACTCAGTCGTAATACGAAAACATTAAAATCCATACCTCAGTCGTTATACTAatcaaaaaaatacaatataatcgTAACATGTTTATGTAACTCAGTCGTAATGTAaaacattaaaacccaaaacccagccgtaatacaaaacatttaaacccaATTCTTTTAATCGTCTCTCTTGCTCTGTCATTCCGATTCATTTCGTCATCCTTGTTCTCCGGAAACTGGTGGAGTGTCGTTCGTTGAATACATATATGTTGTTGCAAATTCAATATGTTGTTCTCAATTCATTCAATCTGTAATCATCGAGTACAGACTTTGCGAATTCTTCATGTCGGCGTTGAATACATATCTATTTTCTTAATCCAGTTACCAGAAACAATAATTACCGGATCCATAAGATCCCGGAGAAAAATGAagaataagatgaagaagatagatatatagatagatgaagaagatgaagaaaaatatGAACAGACAGACAAACGTAGTTGTAAAATAGTTCGTTAGCAATGACATGGCAAATCCGAGTTGATGACATGGCGGATGACATAGTAAATCGGTTAATCAGCCgacaaacaaatatataactcagcctacGTAAATCAACTCTCATATACAATGTAAGTCAGCCGAACCATcgaaatattttagtaattaatcttttgatCCTTAATCAGCCGTAATAAAGATGAAAAACGATAAATCAGCCGTATTGTCACATAGATCAGCCATCAAACGAATgatattctagtaattaatctttcgctaataagtcagccgtaacaGAGCTGAGTTTACTGTTAATCCATCCTATTACGGCCGACTTATCATAAATTCAGCCGTAACAACATCACATTAGTCAGCCGTAAATTATATAACTCAGCCAGTCGGTATTCATTAACTCAGCCGGTAAAACATAACCCAGCCATCTCTTAGTTACAACTCAGCCAAATTTCTAGAAAACAAACCGCCGAtgtataagtcagccgtaaccTTTGTGTGTAAGTCagcatttttcttataaatcaGCCACATTTTTGTAATCCAGCCATATTTTCCGGCTGATTTATGTTTCTTAAGTCAGCCTTTTCCTCTTAACTCAGCCGCGTTTGTTTATTCAGCCGACATGTAGATATAAATCAGCCGTAACGACGTATGTAGCGAATTACGGCTGGCTTAATGAAAACACGGAACATAATTCCTACGTGGCGCCGAGTTTTTGCTTATGTGGCAGCGAAAAATAATGGCATTcctgtaaatatgttttttctcaTACCGTTAAAAAAGGGCACGCTTGGTATTTAAAAAtgtcaataataaaaaaagatctACATAGTTCTTGTCAATTGtcctaaaattttatatatctgagtaaacttccaaaaaaaaaaaaaacatatcttttGTAAAAAGGAAACATAGAGAAATGTTTGGGTTTCGGCATGTAGTGTGTGTACTTTGGTGTTATAAGACATATCGGGTCACTGATGCGATTAAATCAAACCCCAATCGCTCTCTCCTTTCACCCTTCAAACTTAagtggaagaagaaagaaaataaagttgagatcgtaagttttctttcagtttTGATTCTTGTATCTTATCTGGGTAAGTATAAAAGAGAGAACTTTATGTAATTCATTGATCCTCGATGACAATCTGAAAAAACccaagttttcatttttgattCCAGAATCTAAATTCTTGAATATCAATATCTGATTGAATTGATGTTATTTATGAATGATgagtattattattttgtggTGAACTCTTATCAGATCCAATATGAGCATGGAGATTGCAAAAGAAAAGGCTGAGAATCAAACTTGGAGAGACCTTCCCTTGGAGCTTCTCATCTCTGTAATGACTAATCTTGAAATCGATGACAACGTACGTGCTTCTGCCGTATGCAAACCTTGGTACGAGGCAGCAGTGTCTGTTAGAATCACAGACCAGCCTCCTTGGCTCATGTACTTCCCTAAATCAAGAAACTCTTTCGAGTTTTACAATCCATCAAACTCCAAGAGACATACAAAGGAGCTGCCTAAATCATTAGCTGGCTCTAAAGTGCGTTACTCTAAAGACGGGTGGCTCCTTATGTGCAAAAGCATTTCAACAGATTTCGTCTTGTTCAATCCATTTACTATGGATCTTGTGGTCTTGCCTGATCTTGAGCTGTGGCATGGTTACCAGTTAGTGGGATTCTCTTGTGCTCCTACGTCAAGCGATTGTGTGGTGTTAATCATCAAAGACTATGATCCAGGCCATGTTACAATCCGTACATGGAGTCCGGGTGAAACCACGTGGACTTCAATGCACGTCTCGTCTCAGTTTCTTGATGCTAAACGTAACTATGTTGTCTTCTCGAATGGTTTGTTTTACTGCCTCAACTTAAGAAACAGCCTCGCGGTTTTTGATCCATCTTTACGGACGTGGAATGTCCTTGACATACCGCCACCAGTATGTCCTGTTCACATTGATGATGAGAGTTGGTATGAAGGAAAGTTCATGGTGGGTTACAAAGGAGACGTATCTCTCGTATGTACATTTGGAAATGCAGAGCCTTTGGTGTTTAAACTCGATCTTACACTACGTGTTTGGGTGAAGAAGGAAAATATTGGTAGTTTGACGATCTTTGGGAGTATTAATTCATGTGAATCGAGGACGTATGTCCATGAGGGGATGCTGAGGAACAGTATCTACTTTCCTAAGTTATGTGACAATGAGAACCGGTGCGTAACTTATTCGTTTGATGAAGGGCGATACCATCCGCGGCGTGAGCACAATGTTAATTGGGGAAAGCAACGATCTTCTGAGAACATTTGGATCGAGCCTCCTGAGAACGCTTTGGAGCTAATCTAAGAGAAAAATGTCAATGTTGTCTATGTATTAAAAAGACAATAAACGTTTCCATCACAAGAATAATAATGGGTATTAATCTCGAGTCTGATTAAGAAGTGTGGCATGTATTGGTAGAGACAATGGGTTAGTCAGAGTTGTGATTAGTGCTCTGAATTTTAATTAACTTCCACTTGAAATGTCCTGACCCataaatttttggaatttttcttctaaattctaagtaaattttcaataaaattatatctaaaacaacatttaaattttatgaaacacattttataaacaaaaataatataattaaactaGTATAAATGtggaattttaaaaagttaattaatgtacatatatagtaaaatcaaatatttttcttattttaagaaaatatattttataatagaaaaaaaactataaaaaaactttttgtaaattaataactctataaattaacaaaataccAAAGCTCTAacgttattattttatagagtttttactagCGTACAGTCCATCATCATGAGTAAAACCATGTTAATTCATTCAAGGTCTAAATAAGGCACACTTGAAAGCAACAACCTTCCGATCAGTAGTTAGccattaactaaaaatattcaagGAATCCAACATTAAAGAGTAAAAGTGTAGAACCATGATATATAAAATTGATCCACTACcagaaaacaaaactttaacgaggaaaaagttctcgtaaatttacgtcctATTTACGAGAACTTTacgaagaaaaaataaatcatcgtaatatcgtcgtaAATTAACGACAATAAAGTTTCGTAGTAAAACCGACGcaacgtggtttttacgaggaaacattttcgtcgtaaagtagACGTAACTGtaacgaggactttacgacgaaatatttaaCGTCTATTTAGCGTCGAAATCTCGAGTGCACCAACTTTTTAGTTTAAACACTTTTTTTGTTTCGGCTAGATaatatatttcctcgtaaatttctAGTAAATTTGACCTAccagttttgaaaattttctataattatGGCGTTTGTTTTTCATTTGAAACAcaccgaaaagaaaaaaaaatagaaaaacgtgaaagaaaaaaaattatcaggTGGTGGAAATATATTTGAGTTGCGAAGGTGGATGTATACGCACATAGATAATAatgggagagtgacgaaagaatatctcgaagggctggagacatttatgcatcaagcagattctacaccgGTAGGCCaggaaagtggtaagatgttctgtccttgtcggaaatgcaacaattcaaaattttcaactCGTAAAAATGTATgaaagcatttaataaatagaggtttcacgccacattgatatatctggtttcaacatggagaatgtTATAATTATGGAAATGGAGCTAGTAGtaataatagcaattttcaggatgaaccggttgatcatttgcccaatgaacatagttaccatcctGAGGAGCAGacagggttcatgatatggtagctgatgcatttgtGGGTAATGATGCAATTGAAGAACCAaacatagatgcaaaaaagttatatgaaatgttagatgctgCGAATCAGCCAATTTACAGtagttgtagagaaggtctctctaaattgttgttggctgctagaatgatgcatattaaaactgattacaatctacctgaaagatgcatggatgcatgggcagACTTCTTTAAGGAGTATTTGCCGA
The Brassica napus cultivar Da-Ae chromosome A1, Da-Ae, whole genome shotgun sequence DNA segment above includes these coding regions:
- the LOC106359607 gene encoding F-box/kelch-repeat protein At1g57790 isoform X1, which translates into the protein MRLNQTPIALSFHPSNLSGRRKKIKLRSSNMSMEIAKEKAENQTWRDLPLELLISVMTNLEIDDNVRASAVCKPWYEAAVSVRITDQPPWLMYFPKSRNSFEFYNPSNSKRHTKELPKSLAGSKVRYSKDGWLLMCKSISTDFVLFNPFTMDLVVLPDLELWHGYQLVGFSCAPTSSDCVVLIIKDYDPGHVTIRTWSPGETTWTSMHVSSQFLDAKRNYVVFSNGLFYCLNLRNSLAVFDPSLRTWNVLDIPPPVCPVHIDDESWYEGKFMVGYKGDVSLVCTFGNAEPLVFKLDLTLRVWVKKENIGSLTIFGSINSCESRTYVHEGMLRNSIYFPKLCDNENRCVTYSFDEGRYHPRREHNVNWGKQRSSENIWIEPPENALELI
- the LOC106359607 gene encoding F-box/kelch-repeat protein At1g57790 isoform X2, with protein sequence MSMEIAKEKAENQTWRDLPLELLISVMTNLEIDDNVRASAVCKPWYEAAVSVRITDQPPWLMYFPKSRNSFEFYNPSNSKRHTKELPKSLAGSKVRYSKDGWLLMCKSISTDFVLFNPFTMDLVVLPDLELWHGYQLVGFSCAPTSSDCVVLIIKDYDPGHVTIRTWSPGETTWTSMHVSSQFLDAKRNYVVFSNGLFYCLNLRNSLAVFDPSLRTWNVLDIPPPVCPVHIDDESWYEGKFMVGYKGDVSLVCTFGNAEPLVFKLDLTLRVWVKKENIGSLTIFGSINSCESRTYVHEGMLRNSIYFPKLCDNENRCVTYSFDEGRYHPRREHNVNWGKQRSSENIWIEPPENALELI